A stretch of Rhizobium sp. TH2 DNA encodes these proteins:
- a CDS encoding Rrf2 family transcriptional regulator produces the protein MISQKAKYALRALAALARAEAKRPMLIAEIAEQQKIPKKFLEQILLDLKHRGLVMSKRGKEGGYLLLRPPHEITFGEVLRMIDGPIAPLPCLSQTAYRKCDDCLSEAECEIRHVFARVADATREVLFKSTIADTLYEDGRAAVMLAG, from the coding sequence ATGATCTCTCAAAAGGCAAAATATGCGTTGCGCGCGCTTGCGGCGCTTGCACGGGCCGAGGCCAAGCGGCCGATGCTGATTGCCGAGATCGCGGAACAGCAGAAGATCCCGAAGAAATTCCTCGAGCAGATATTGCTCGATCTCAAGCATCGCGGGCTGGTCATGTCCAAGCGCGGCAAGGAGGGCGGATACTTGTTGCTCAGGCCGCCGCACGAGATCACCTTCGGCGAGGTCCTGCGCATGATCGACGGCCCGATCGCGCCGCTGCCCTGCCTGTCGCAGACCGCCTACCGCAAATGCGACGACTGTCTCTCCGAGGCCGAATGCGAGATCCGGCACGTCTTTGCCCGGGTGGCGGATGCCACGCGCGAGGTGCTGTTCAAGTCGACGATCGCCGACACGCTCTACGAAGACGGCCGCGCCGCAGTGATGCTGGCGGGCTGA
- a CDS encoding phosphoadenylyl-sulfate reductase, with translation MNMISLSTEAQSLNDQMAALDLAGRLSLAASLGGRVVFTTSLGIEDQVITHVIGEHRFDIDVVTLETGRLFPQTVKLIADTEERYGIDIRRFYPEKADIDAYAAQYGLNGFYDSVDARHACCGVRKVKPLARALSGAQIWVTGLRRGQSGNRSDTPFAEYDAERNLIKINPLADWDIDRINKLVADQAVPINPLHARGYPSIGCEPCTRAIKPGEPERAGRWWWENDEKRECGLHVPEAALPSLESSEL, from the coding sequence ATGAACATGATCAGTCTTTCCACGGAAGCCCAGTCGCTGAACGACCAGATGGCCGCACTCGATCTCGCTGGCCGGTTGTCGCTCGCAGCCAGCCTTGGTGGTCGTGTGGTCTTCACCACGAGCCTCGGCATCGAGGATCAGGTGATCACCCATGTCATCGGCGAGCATCGCTTCGATATCGACGTGGTGACGCTGGAGACTGGTCGCCTCTTTCCTCAGACAGTCAAGCTCATCGCCGACACGGAAGAGCGCTACGGCATCGATATCCGCCGCTTCTATCCCGAGAAGGCCGATATCGACGCCTATGCCGCCCAGTATGGCCTGAACGGTTTTTATGACAGCGTCGACGCCCGCCACGCCTGTTGCGGCGTCCGCAAGGTCAAGCCGCTTGCGCGGGCGTTATCGGGCGCGCAGATCTGGGTCACCGGTCTTCGCCGCGGCCAGTCCGGCAACCGGTCGGATACGCCCTTTGCCGAATATGATGCCGAACGCAACCTGATCAAGATCAATCCGCTTGCCGACTGGGATATCGACCGCATCAACAAGCTGGTCGCCGATCAGGCGGTTCCGATCAATCCGCTGCATGCCCGCGGCTATCCCTCGATCGGCTGTGAGCCGTGCACCCGCGCCATCAAGCCGGGCGAGCCCGAGCGCGCCGGCCGCTGGTGGTGGGAGAACGACGAGAAGCGCGAATGCGGCCTGCATGTGCCGGAAGCAGCGCTGCCGTCGCTCGAGTCGAGCGAACTTTAA
- the cysD gene encoding sulfate adenylyltransferase subunit CysD — protein MHQSEFDPHSRDISTSRPPLDPHLKALENEAIHIFREVAGEFERPVMLYSIGKDSSVLLHLARKAFYPGRVPFPLLHVNTGWKFKEMIEFRDKIVAEYDLDLIAHTNPRGALENVTPFTHGSALYTDIMKTEALKQALDAGKYDAAFGGARRDEEASRAKERIYSFRTPDHKWDPRNQRPELWNVYNGQIRQGESVRAFPLSNWTEVDIWRYIQAENIPIVPLYFAEERPIVERDGMMILAEDERLELLPGETRRMEMIRFRTLGCFPLTGAIRSTATTLDEIIDELETATVSERQGRAIDRDQSGSMEKKKREGYF, from the coding sequence ATGCACCAGTCCGAATTCGATCCCCATTCCAGGGATATCTCCACCAGCCGCCCGCCGCTCGATCCGCATTTGAAGGCGCTGGAAAACGAAGCCATCCACATTTTCCGCGAAGTCGCCGGCGAATTCGAGCGTCCTGTCATGCTCTATTCGATCGGCAAGGACTCCTCTGTCCTCCTGCATCTCGCGCGCAAGGCCTTCTATCCCGGCCGCGTGCCGTTTCCGCTGCTGCATGTGAACACCGGCTGGAAGTTCAAGGAAATGATCGAGTTTCGCGACAAGATCGTCGCCGAATACGATCTCGACCTGATCGCCCACACCAATCCGCGCGGTGCGTTGGAAAACGTCACGCCGTTCACCCACGGCTCGGCGCTCTACACCGACATTATGAAGACCGAGGCGCTGAAGCAGGCGCTCGACGCCGGCAAGTATGACGCTGCCTTTGGTGGCGCCCGCCGCGACGAGGAAGCCAGCCGCGCCAAGGAGCGCATTTATTCCTTCCGTACACCCGATCATAAGTGGGACCCGCGCAACCAGCGCCCGGAACTCTGGAACGTCTATAACGGCCAGATCCGCCAGGGCGAAAGCGTCCGCGCCTTCCCTCTGTCGAACTGGACCGAGGTCGATATCTGGCGCTACATCCAGGCCGAGAACATTCCGATCGTGCCACTCTATTTCGCCGAGGAACGTCCGATCGTCGAGCGCGACGGCATGATGATCCTGGCCGAGGACGAGCGTCTCGAACTGCTGCCGGGAGAGACGAGGCGCATGGAAATGATCCGCTTCCGCACGCTGGGCTGCTTCCCGCTCACCGGTGCGATCCGCTCGACGGCGACCACGCTCGACGAGATCATCGACGAACTCGAAACCGCCACCGTCTCCGAACGCCAGGGCCGCGCGATCGATCGCGACCAGTCCGGATCGATGGAGAAAAAGAAGCGCG